One Candidatus Bathyarchaeota archaeon DNA window includes the following coding sequences:
- a CDS encoding MoaD/ThiS family protein has protein sequence MRITVRVFGSLIPLLGDVLNIDLEEGAKMGVLKRLLFERLEKRLLKEELVGESESLVVLLNGRNIETLEGDETELRDGDLVILLPPFAGG, from the coding sequence ATGAGGATCACCGTTAGGGTCTTCGGAAGTCTGATACCCCTTCTCGGAGATGTGTTGAATATCGATCTCGAGGAAGGGGCAAAGATGGGCGTTTTAAAGAGGCTACTATTTGAGAGATTGGAGAAGAGGCTCCTAAAGGAGGAGCTCGTAGGGGAGAGTGAATCACTGGTTGTCCTATTGAATGGGAGGAATATAGAGACCCTTGAGGGTGACGAGACGGAGCTTAGGGATGGAGACCTCGTTATCCTTCTCCCACCCTTCGCGGGAGGGTGA